In Halanaerobiaceae bacterium ANBcell28, the DNA window AAGAGAAAACTAAAATTTGATATAAGTAATAATGAAAAAAATGATGAAAAAATAATTATTGTAGAGCTAGATAAAAATAATGTAGGTATGCGAGTGGATTCTGTTAGTGAAATGACAAGGTTATATACTGATGAGATATCTGAAGCTCCTAATATTGTTAAAGGAATAAATAAAGATTACTTAATGGGTTTAGGTAAATTTAAGAATAGCTTACTAATATTACTTGATTTGGGTCGAATATTATCAGATGAAGAAGTAAGTATTCTTGACAATATAGATATTTAGATGAGGTGAAAAAATGTCTGATCTACTAACAAATTTAAGCAGTGTTCATAAAGATGCTTTAAAAGAGATAGGAAATATAGGTGCCGGAAATGCTGCAACTGCTTTTGCTCAGTTTTTAGATACTAAAATTGATATGACTGTACCTTCTGTAGCAATAGTTCCTATGTCTGAAGTACCGGAAGTAACAGGTGGAATTGAAAAAAGTGTTATAAGTGTTTTGTTGAAAGTAATGGGGGAAGCCCCAGGCAGTATATTGTTAGTCTTATCAGAAGCTAGCACAGAAAATCTACTGGAAATGGTTTTGTTTTCTAAGCAAGATCTTGATGATACAAATGAAGTGCAGGTTTCTGCGATAAAAGAAATTGGAAATATATTATCTGGTTCTTACTTAAATGCAATTAACCAAATAACTGGTTTAAATTTGTTTCAATCTATACCTGCTTTTTCTCATGACATGGCTGGAGCCATTCTAAGTTCCTCTATGATAACTCTTAATGATGAAAGTGATTATGCACTATTGATTGAAACAAAATTTATGAATGGTGACAATGAAATAGAGGGTTATTTTTTTCTAATACCAAATCCTGGGTCATTAGAAAAAATAATTTTAGCATTAGGATTAGAACTTAAATGAGTAAATCTTATAGAGTGAAAATGGCTGATTATTATGTTGGAAAATCACCTGATATAATTGTAACCATTGGCCTGGGATCGTGTATTGGTATAGCCTTATATGATAAAATCAACAAAGTTGGTGGACTTGTACATATAATGTTGCCGGAAAATAAAAAAGGACTTAAGCCTGCAAAGTATGCAGATTCAGGGATCCCTTTTTTAATTGATAAAATGCTTGAATTAGGTGCTGAAAGATCTAATATAGTAGCGAAAATTGCCGGGGGAGCTCATATGTTTTCCAGTGCTGGCGATATGAATATACAAATTGGAAAAAGAAATATAGAGGCTGTAATTAAAATTCTTAATGACTTAGAAATAAGGATTTTGGGAAAAGATTTAGGTGAAAATTACGGAAGAACTATGGAATTCTATACTGAAGATGGAACGGTATTAATTAAATCTTATAAAAAAGGTAATAAAAATATTTAAAAATAAATTGATATTTATTTTTTATTGTGGTATAATACCTAATGGTATAAGAAAATACACACGCTTATGGACTTTATTGCTGGTGCTGTTTTCTAACAGTGGTAATAAAGGTTGAAATAAGCGGAGGATAACCAGGAAAGGAGGTGGACGGTATGTCAGTTGTTAATATGAAACAATTATTAGAATCCGGTGTTCATTTTGGTCATCAAACAAGACGTTGGAACCCTAAAATGTCTGAGTATATTTTTACTGAAAGAAATGGTATTTATATAATAGATTTACAAAAAACTGTACATTTAATCAATGACGCTTATGATTTTGTTAGAGATATGGCTGCGAATGGTAAAACTATTTTGTTCGTAGGAACAAAGAAGCAAGCACAGGATACAATTAAAACTCAAGCTGAACGTTGTGACATGCCCTATGTTAATCAAAGGTGGTTAGGTGGCATGTTAACTAATTTTAATACAATTAGGAAACGTGTTTCTAGGTTAAATGAATTAGAAAAAATGGAAGAAGACGGTTTGTTTGAAGTATTACCTAAGAAAGAAGTAATACAACTAAATAAAGAACATGATAAATTACAACGTTTTCTTGGTGGAATTAGAGATATGAGAAGAATTCCTGACCTAATTTATGTTACAGATCCTAGAAAAGAAGCTATAGCAATAGCAGAAGCAAAAAAGCTTAATATTCCTGTAGTTTCTATTGTGGATACAAATTGTGATCCTGATTTGATTGACTATGTTATACCTGGTAATGATGATGCAATTCGTGCGGTAAAATTAATTACTAGTGTAATTGCAGAAGCTGTTTTAGCAGGGAAACAAGGAGAACAATTAAATGACGAAAAATTAGAAGAACCCCAAACAAATGAAGAAGTTGAAACTGTAAAATAATATCTTATAAAGGCGTTGTGAGAGGTTTTACTTCTTGCTACGCTTTTTTTAGGACTAAACTATATTTTACATAAGTATATTTTGATTTTATTTTAATATGAGAAAACAAGGAGGTTGTAAGTATGGCCAGTATGAAGAGTATTAAAGAGTTAAGAGAAAGAACTGGTGCTGGAGTTTTAGATTGTAAAAAGGCTTTAGAAGAAAATAGTGGTGATGTTGAAGCTGCTGTAGAATATTTGAGAGAAAAAGGTATTGCAGCTGCAGCCAAAAAAGCTGGAAGGGTAGCATCAGAAGGTATAGTTAATGTCTTTATTGATGATGAGAAAAAAAATGGTGTAATTGTTGAGGTAAATAGTGAAACTGATTTTGTTGCTAAAAACGAGAAATTTCAAGATCTTGTTAGTGATATTTCAAAACATTTATTACAAAGTGATGCTGCAGATATAGAAGCATTATTAGAAGAAAAATGGTTCTTGGATGAATCAAAAGATTTAAATACTATAATGAAAGAAGCTATCGCTAATATTGGAGAAAACTTAAATCTTCGCCGTTTTGACAAATTTAGCACTGATGGTTTTCTGCAAGGATATATCCATATGGGTGGAAAAATTGGTGTTTTAATTGATGTTAATGCTGATTTTAATGAAGAAAACGAAAAAACAGCCAAAGATATAGCTATGCATATTGCTGCTAGCAATCCTGAATATTTAGTAAGAGATGAAGTTACAGAGGATGTAATAAATAAAGAAAAAGATATTTATAAAGAGCAAATGCTAAATGAAGGAAAGCCAGAACATATAATTGATAATATTGTAAATGGAAAAATAGATAAGTTCTTTAGTCAAATATGTTTACTTGAGCAAGAATTTGTTAGAGATACAGATAAAACTGTTGGACAAGTTCTTAAAGAAACTGGTATAGATATAAATCAGTTTAAACGTTTTGAGCTTGGTGAAGGTATTGAAAAGAAAGAGGAAGACTTTGTTGATGAGGTTATGAAAGAAGTAAATAAAAACAAGTAATCTTTTTACTAAAGGGAGCACCTGAGAGTGTTCTCTTTTTTAAAAAGAAGGAATTATTTTGCTTATAGCGAATACTTAATATGGAGGGTAAAGTTTAATGAGTGAAAAACCGGTGTATTCTCGTGTTTTATTAAAAATAAGTGGTGAAGCTCTATCTGGAGACGATGGTTTTGGGATTAATCCAATAGTTATTAAAAAAATAGCTCATGAAATTTACGATGTAGTTAAAAAAACCAATGTAGAAATGGCGATAGTTGTTGGTGGCGGAAATATATTTCGAGGTATAGCTGGTAGTGCTAAAGGTATGGATAGAGGTACTGCAGATTATATGGGAATGCTAGCTACTGTAATTAATGCTATGGCATTACAAGATTCTATTGAAAAATTAGGTTTGGAAACTCGCGTCCAATCTGCAATTGAAATGAGACAAATTGCAGAACCTTATATTCGAAGGCGTGCTATAAGACATCTTGAAAAAGGCAGAGTAGTCATTTTTGCTGCTGGTACAGGGAATCCGTTTTTTTCCACAGATACTACAGCTGCTTTACGTGCTGCAGAAATATCAGCTGATGCTATTTTGATGGCAAAAAATGTTGATGGTGTTTATGATAGTGATCCAATAACAAATCCTGATGCGATAATGTACAAAGAATTAGAATATATTGATGTTTTAAAACGCTCTTTAAAGGTAATGGATTCTACTGCTGTTTCTTTATGCATGGACAATAATATTCCTTTATTAGTTTTTGCAGTTAAAGAAAATGGTAATATTAAAAAGGCTATTATGGGCGAAAATATTGGAACTTTAGTAAAATAATCAAATGTTTATCTTGCTTTAATAATAAAATCTTCTATCTTACTTTAAGGTGTGAAATAAGCAGAAATAGTTTAGAAGAACATTTCTGCAAAAAAAATATATGGGGGGATTAAAGTTGATTAACGAAGTTAGAAATATGGCTGAGGAAAAAATGAAAAAAACTATTAAGGCCACTAAAGATGATTTTAACACTGTTAGGACTGGTCGAGCGAGACCATCTCTCGTTGAGAACATTATGGTTGATTATTATGGAACGCAAACTCCTGTACAACAAATGGCAAAAGTAGTTGCTCCAGAACCAAGATTACTTGTTATAGAACCTTGGGATAAGACTGTTATTGCTGAATTAGAAAGAGCCATACTGAAAGAGAACTTAGGTTTAACTCCTAATAATGATGGTAGTGTAATTCGTATCAATATACCTCAACTAACCGAAGAGAGAAGGAAGGAATTAGCAAAAGTAGTTAGAGATAAAGCAGAAAAAGGTAAAATCGCTATTAGAAGTATTCGACATGAAGCGAATGATGAGTTGAAATTATTAGAAAGTGAAGCTGAGATTTCTGAAGATAATTATCATAGAGGATTAGAAAACGTTCAAGAACTGACTGATAATTATATTAAAAAAATTGATAATATACTCAAAGAAAAAGAAGAAGAGATTATGGAAGTATAAATCCCCCCCTCTCTGGGGGGCCTATTTTGATAAATAAAGGTGATGTTATGGATATTCCTTCTCATATTGCAATAATCATGGATGGTAATGGACGTTGGGCAGAAGAAAAAGGATTACCTCGAAGCAAAGGTCATCATGCAGGCGTCAAAGCTTTAAAGTCAGTTATTAAAAAAGCTGGCGAATTAGGAGTTGCTTGCTTGACTGTATATGCTTTTTCTACAGAAAATTGGAAAAGGCCTAGTGCTGAGGTAGATTTTTTAATGCATTTATTTGCTAATACCTTAAAAAAACAAAAAGAAGAGCTAAGTAAAAAAAATGTACAAGTTAAGGTTATAGGTCGAAAAGATGGACTATCAAAAGGACTTTTAGAGGCCATTCAAGACATAGAAATATATACTCAAAAAAATCAGGGTCTTGTTTTAAATATAGCATTTAATTATGGTGGTAGATCAGAAATTATAGATATGTTGAGTAAAATTTTATCTAATGAAAATGATATTGATATAAATAAGATTAATATTGATGATTTAAATCAATATTTATATAATCCTGAATTTCCAGATGTAGAATTATTGATTAGGACAGGTGGAGATAAGAGATTAAGCAACTTTATGTTGTGGCAAAGTGCTTATGCAGAATTATATTTTATTGATAAATATTGGCCTGATTTCAGTGATTTAGATCTTGAAGAGTCTATACAAGTATTTAAAGCTAGAGAAAGAAGATATGGTGGTTTGAAAGAAGAAGGTGAAAAATAATGTTATTAAAAAGATTTACTAGTGCTGTTATAGGTATTTTACTATTGATTTTAATAATTTTTATGGGTTCTATTCCTTTTTT includes these proteins:
- the rpsB gene encoding 30S ribosomal protein S2, which gives rise to MSVVNMKQLLESGVHFGHQTRRWNPKMSEYIFTERNGIYIIDLQKTVHLINDAYDFVRDMAANGKTILFVGTKKQAQDTIKTQAERCDMPYVNQRWLGGMLTNFNTIRKRVSRLNELEKMEEDGLFEVLPKKEVIQLNKEHDKLQRFLGGIRDMRRIPDLIYVTDPRKEAIAIAEAKKLNIPVVSIVDTNCDPDLIDYVIPGNDDAIRAVKLITSVIAEAVLAGKQGEQLNDEKLEEPQTNEEVETVK
- the uppS gene encoding polyprenyl diphosphate synthase; this encodes MINKGDVMDIPSHIAIIMDGNGRWAEEKGLPRSKGHHAGVKALKSVIKKAGELGVACLTVYAFSTENWKRPSAEVDFLMHLFANTLKKQKEELSKKNVQVKVIGRKDGLSKGLLEAIQDIEIYTQKNQGLVLNIAFNYGGRSEIIDMLSKILSNENDIDINKINIDDLNQYLYNPEFPDVELLIRTGGDKRLSNFMLWQSAYAELYFIDKYWPDFSDLDLEESIQVFKARERRYGGLKEEGEK
- a CDS encoding chemotaxis protein CheW, yielding MLSNFKNKKNKEPQREEKQFIVFNINDKSFGVDVKQIKQIIPSEESIPIPNSPEFIEGVINLRGEIIPIVDMKRKLKFDISNNEKNDEKIIIVELDKNNVGMRVDSVSEMTRLYTDEISEAPNIVKGINKDYLMGLGKFKNSLLILLDLGRILSDEEVSILDNIDI
- the pyrH gene encoding UMP kinase; translation: MSEKPVYSRVLLKISGEALSGDDGFGINPIVIKKIAHEIYDVVKKTNVEMAIVVGGGNIFRGIAGSAKGMDRGTADYMGMLATVINAMALQDSIEKLGLETRVQSAIEMRQIAEPYIRRRAIRHLEKGRVVIFAAGTGNPFFSTDTTAALRAAEISADAILMAKNVDGVYDSDPITNPDAIMYKELEYIDVLKRSLKVMDSTAVSLCMDNNIPLLVFAVKENGNIKKAIMGENIGTLVK
- a CDS encoding chemotaxis protein CheC, with translation MSDLLTNLSSVHKDALKEIGNIGAGNAATAFAQFLDTKIDMTVPSVAIVPMSEVPEVTGGIEKSVISVLLKVMGEAPGSILLVLSEASTENLLEMVLFSKQDLDDTNEVQVSAIKEIGNILSGSYLNAINQITGLNLFQSIPAFSHDMAGAILSSSMITLNDESDYALLIETKFMNGDNEIEGYFFLIPNPGSLEKIILALGLELK
- a CDS encoding chemotaxis protein CheD produces the protein MSKSYRVKMADYYVGKSPDIIVTIGLGSCIGIALYDKINKVGGLVHIMLPENKKGLKPAKYADSGIPFLIDKMLELGAERSNIVAKIAGGAHMFSSAGDMNIQIGKRNIEAVIKILNDLEIRILGKDLGENYGRTMEFYTEDGTVLIKSYKKGNKNI
- the frr gene encoding ribosome recycling factor; its protein translation is MINEVRNMAEEKMKKTIKATKDDFNTVRTGRARPSLVENIMVDYYGTQTPVQQMAKVVAPEPRLLVIEPWDKTVIAELERAILKENLGLTPNNDGSVIRINIPQLTEERRKELAKVVRDKAEKGKIAIRSIRHEANDELKLLESEAEISEDNYHRGLENVQELTDNYIKKIDNILKEKEEEIMEV
- the tsf gene encoding translation elongation factor Ts — its product is MASMKSIKELRERTGAGVLDCKKALEENSGDVEAAVEYLREKGIAAAAKKAGRVASEGIVNVFIDDEKKNGVIVEVNSETDFVAKNEKFQDLVSDISKHLLQSDAADIEALLEEKWFLDESKDLNTIMKEAIANIGENLNLRRFDKFSTDGFLQGYIHMGGKIGVLIDVNADFNEENEKTAKDIAMHIAASNPEYLVRDEVTEDVINKEKDIYKEQMLNEGKPEHIIDNIVNGKIDKFFSQICLLEQEFVRDTDKTVGQVLKETGIDINQFKRFELGEGIEKKEEDFVDEVMKEVNKNK